The Dioscorea cayenensis subsp. rotundata cultivar TDr96_F1 chromosome 7, TDr96_F1_v2_PseudoChromosome.rev07_lg8_w22 25.fasta, whole genome shotgun sequence genome includes a region encoding these proteins:
- the LOC120265429 gene encoding uncharacterized protein LOC120265429 — translation MGTESKFNCGNCQLHSSFRPTPNEIDLKSCHLKSKSLFINLSALQLSVLDVLKQILFGSSLVNIELFPSAVLALSCNFSITFGFQTSTAMAPSKNMHEAPTKVHF, via the exons ACTGTGGCAACTGTCAACTGCATTCCTCCTTTCGCCCGACACCAAATGAAATAGACTTGAAATCATGTCATCTGAAATCTAAATCTCTGTTCATAAATTTATCCG CCCTCCAACTCAGTGTCCTCGATGTTCTAAAGCAGATCTTATTCGGATCCTCCTTGGTCAACATTGAACTTTTTCCATCCGCCGTCTTGGCCTTGTCGTGCAACTTCTCCATTACTTTTGGATTCCAAACGAGCACTGCCATGGCCCCCTCCAAGAATATGCATGAG GCACCAACCAAAGTTCATTTTTAG
- the LOC120265178 gene encoding protein ALP1-like — translation MSIEKQLLMFLHTIGHNQRNRVIAHNFLKSGETISRYFNHMLFTIGEMQHEYVRPPSSQTPPYIATRRTLYPYFKDCVGALDGTHIHASVPASEVAAFRGRKPYPTQNVLVVVDFDIRFTFILTGWEGFVHDSLVLIDALERPNGLKVPEGKYYLVDVGYTTRPSFIPPYRGVRFHLKEFGSRTPANAKELFNLRHSSGRTSIESAFGSLKNCFKILTSRPFFPFKTKVDLVLACCTLHNYILTGGQDEFIPVEEDWVPQRVSQTTARDQREEAQEWAARRDQIAIEMWANK, via the exons ATGAGCATTGAGAAGCAATTACTAATGTTCTTGCACACCATAGGACATAACCAGCGCAATCGTGTTATTGCACATAATTTTTTGAAGTCTGGTGAAACTATTAGTAGATATTTCAATCACATGTTGTTCACAATTGGTGAAATGCAACATGAATATGTGCGGCCACCAAGTTCTCAAACCCCACCTTATATAGCAACAAGGAGAACATTGTATCCTTATTTCAAG GATTGTGTTGGGGCCttagatggaacacatattcatGCTTCTGTCCCAGCATCTGAAGTTGCAGCCTTTCGAGGAAGAAAACCTTACCCAACTCAAAACGTCCTTGTAGTTGTGGATTTTGACATTCGTTTTACTTTTATTCTCACTGGTTGGGAAGGATTCGTGCATGACTCTTTAGTTCTTATTGATGCACTAGAACGACCCAATGGGCTAAAAGTTCCCGAAG GAAaatattacttggttgatgTTGGTTACACCACACGACCCAGTTTTATACCCCCTTACAGGGGTGTAAGATTTCACTTGAAGGAGTTCGGCTCCCGAACACCTGCAAACGCCAAGGAATTGTTTAATCTAAGACATTCATCTGGGCGTACCTCCATCGAGAGTGCATTTGGTTCTTTAAAGAACTGCTTCAAGATCCTCACTTCTAGGCCTTTTTTCCCATTCAAGACAAAGGTGGATCTCGTATTGGCATGTTGTACCTTACACAACTACATCCTCACCGGTGGTCAAGATGAATTTATTCCTGTGGAGGAAGATTGGGTACCACAACGTGTTTCACAAACCACTGCTCGGGACCAAagagaagaagcacaagagTGGGCTGCTCGTCGTGATCAAATTGCAATTGAGATGTGGGCGAACAAGTAG